tgaaacatttcttcttgtccCCATTATGAATATAGAAAACAGTAACAGCACACTgtccactgctgctgctcaaggTATTAAGGTACaaagaaatttctgtctttAGCTTGTAACTGTCTAAAACCAGAGCCTATGTCAGAACTGCTCAAAAAATATAACAGTCAACGTGATCAAAGCTAAAATGCAACTTGAACTGTAAGACAAACTTAGTACTAAAAACTCTTTCTTTCTAATATGGCTGCTGACACCTTCATTTCACAGCAATCACAAAATTCCAAATTAAATCCCCTCCTCCTCacctaaaaaaaattcacatgtACAAGACTCTCCTAgtacaaggaggaaaaaaaactcctcCAGATGTAAGTCAAATAATTCATTACATGAAAATCATGTGGCAAATCCTTCCCCTACTCTCTGGTTCTCATCTGATTTGAGGAAGAGACCAGTATAATTGTTTTTCCAACTCTGTTAAATGAtactttttgaaataaatgggCAGTTACAAATATCTTAATCATTTTCTTAGCAAAGCAGAAACATCCCTTAACAATGGGATAAAATGAAAGTCTGTTTTTACAAAGGACAAGTCACTTACTTGAAACTGAAAACTGAGGCTGGGAGACAATTGGTTTATAATAAATTCTCTCATAACTCTTTCTATGCAGTATTACTGTAGTTTCATAATTTATGAAATACTATACCTGTTCTCAGATGAAGAAGTTTGACTTGTAAGTGAAGTTTGCATCAACTGTGTGGGAGCCAAATCTACAATTAATCAAAGATTATAACTTCATTATAAAGTTTTTAGTTGCAAAGGAACTTTGAGTTACAGAAACAgtgattttcaaaaaatatatttataacaaTTTTGCAATCTGTTCATGgccaatgaaaaaaatattcaagtttgAGGCAGTATTCACATATTTCTCCAAgtatactttaaaaacaaaatgcctttttctccaACATTTTGACAGCAGTTCTGCTGAACAGTTTGCCAGAAACTAAACAAGGCCAGCAGTAAACTACATAGgagtttaaatatatttatacttacACACATATAAGTATCTGTCTGTATTTTATTAGAATCATAAATGTACAGTATACCCCTATCTGAGGCATGTTCTAGAACacttcaagaaaagaaagaatcaaaaccagcaaaagaaagaaattttttttattttcaattctgtAATGGAAATTAAGAGAATTTACCCTTCAAAATGGTAGGACCTTCCTACAATGGTAGGAAAAGAACTCCAACTATTTAGTAAagctaaataataaaatagtgCACTTGAACTAAGgctcagattaaaaaaatacatgaaaaccCCAGAACAAACCCCTCACCactaaaaacagaaaaaaaattaatgaagagaCAAGTTAGTGATCCACTAACAGTATTTCCTAGTCAAAATATTCACATCACATTCATCATAAGCTTTTGACATTCACATGCTGATAAATGAAGACTATGTAATAAAACCAGGAAAGTCATTACTCAATAATTTGCTTAAGATCAAGTAGAAAAATTTagatgaaagaaatgcagatacttatttgaaggaaaaagggcaaaaaattaaccaaaaccaagcaaagaGGAGAAGCCAACTGAAACATGGAAACATGCTTTattaaatggaaatggaaaaagtttGGTTGGGTTTCCCCTCTTTTCCACTCCACagcccagagaaaaaaaaaaaaataaatttccatgcTACTCAATTGGCCCTGGGTGTGATACAAAGCAATACAAAACCCCCTGGTCAACAATTCCAACTCCCCAAGTTTAAGGTCTGTGCCAGCTGAAACATTCCTCTTAAAGGGAGACTTATCCTTCCCACAGAACTGATCAAACCAAGTGGAGAAATCAATAGTAGACTGTTACCTTGAGGTTCACTTTCTCTGGgttcttttttaaattgttttggtGGTCTAGGAGCTGTAACACACTTTACTGGAGAACTTTCTGGACTTGATTCCAAATGTAATCTAAAGTTCtaagcaaaacagaaaacattaaattaaaaaatgtccAAATTATTCAGTGCCTTTAAATTATTAACAAAAGCGCACACTGAACTAAGTATTAACATTCCGAACACAGCATCAGTTTTATGTTAATttaagcagacaaaaaaaaactgATTAGCTAGTCCATATTGAAATTTGGggtattaattttgaaaaaattctttttcattttatatataagcttgcaaaatattttctgtagaacACAGTTGTCCTTAAAATCCTAAGTTCTAGTAGAAACTCATTCAAATAaggaaatgagaggaaaacaagTGTTCTCCTAAAACAcctttgcaaaacaaaacagctacAGAAGCTGAAGCCATGAAGAAATGCCCATATGAATCCATACAACCTTTGGCCCCAGCACAAAATTTTACTGATCACCATTTAGTTGACAATGGAATCTAGGAGGGTGGAATCAATTAACTTTTCACCCATCTATGACAACGCAGCAGTAAATCACtaatacatttgaaaattttaagttACTGTAAAAGTAAGTAATTGTTAAAACAATTCTGAGCATAGGATTCTCAGAATATAGAACACATTTAGAACACCCTCCCACTATAGAccataattaaaataacttacCTCATCTAGTCTTGGCTCACATAAATGTTTTGTCAAGTTAGGCAACAGACCATTTTCTGCACCTTTCCTTGTGGgctgttttgtttctaatgTCACTTCTTTAGCTTCAGTTCTTTCAGATGATGGATCTGATTTCTTTTGCACACAAGTTGTACTTTCATTCTCAAAAAGTCTTGTTGACAGCTTGCCTTGCATCTTTGAAAGCTCTGCTTCTGCCGCCATTTGACCTGCCTCTGAAACTTCAGggaaatcttttaaaaaagaaagcttaGGGACATTTGGAGAATTTGAGTTACTTTGCTTCACATTACTAGCTTTCAGCAATTTAATTTTGGTCCATTTAGAGTTTTTATTTGAGGAGTTATTTCTACCATTCAGAGTGCATTTGACAGGCATTGCTTTTTTGCTAGGGAAAAACCGTTTGCATTGAGTACTTTGACTGGGTTCTTTCTGAGTAAGCATTTCACTTTGCTGTAACTGTGTGTCATcatgcttttcttctgctttgctaTCCTCTGCATTAGGGGAATCTTTTTTCACTTCTACTGTATCTGACTCAATTTCACCAGCAATTTCTTCACAAAGTTCAAGGATGCTCACCCTTTTCAATTTTGCATCGCTCTCTGGTTGATCAGCCACATTTGTCTCACTTACAGATGgctgggaattattttttggttttgtactGGGTTTTATGTTCTGGtgtgtttgctgcttttccttagATGCTGTAGAATTTGGCTTAAGAGAATcggtttctgttttctttgtgttgctAGAATTAGGAGATACAGGGCCCGTCTGGTCTTTCTTGACTTCCTCAAGATTCTCCTCAGGACCTGATGCGGACCCTTGAAGATTGTGTTGACAGCTACTGGAATTATCCTTTTTATTGTCTGCTTTacactttttctctttcagagagCTGGTCACTTCTACACGTGAAGTATCTACATCTTTATCCTCATTTTTATAGTTTGGCTTtacctttgtgtttttctgttctgttttccctCCAGCAGATTTCAGTGGTTTTGCTGCAACACCACGAGCCTGTTTTTTTGCCTGGCTACTGTGCTTAACTTcagaaactttttcttctttaacttCTCTGCTGCGCAGGGATCTTGCTGGAACATGCACATGTGTTAACTGCTGCAGTCTCTGTGATCTCCTCATTACTGCTTCATTTGGTGCAATTAAGCATCTTGATTTAGGAATTTCTTGCACAGATTTTTTCTGGCATACCTCCTTATTTTTTGCAGATTtaggctgctgctgttggacTGTTTTGCCAGGTATTGTTTTATTATTCGAGTTGAGCGCTGATGATCTTGTAGTCATGCGTGTTCCTACTTCAGGTTCATTGCTGTTATCACTGAAAGAgtcaaacagtatttttttcagcatccAAAAAGTAGAATCTGACACTTTTCAttcctcttctgcctctttctattcttttttaGAACACTAGATCTTATACTCTTAatatttttggaagaatttGCTCTAGAATTATTCCAAAAAGGTGTTCACTTCCACCTAGTTACTCTGAAGTGTggtatttaatgttttttttatgcATGTCAAGACTCAGCTATGAACCCCAGATGAATGCTTTGTAACATCTCTAGCAGTTTTTAATCACTGACACTTGTGACTTTCAAATGAAgtatacatacacatatatatttagataatactagaattatttttgtttcaggaacTTTTTTGAAGGTCTTTCTAGATTGCTAGATAAGGCACTTAGATGGTTCCAGAGAAAAATCATGTAGCAGACAGCATACATAACAATTTAAATCTGATCTCCCTTCTAGCACTATTTAACTATCTAGCTGCATCTTTAACTCAGATTCCCTCTGCTTAGACTGTTTCTGCATTAATGTACTCTATTAATATAATGTAGAATGATGTATGTTTTTTTCACTGACCTGTTTGGTTTGACAGAGGTTTTGAGTACAGTTTTCTCCTGCACTGCACACTGATTGGGCTTTGATTTATTTGAGCCATGTTTTGTATCTGAcacctctttttccttctttgacaAAGACGGTTTGCTGTTCTTGTCCAGCTTTGGACGTTTAGCAGAAGGTTCTACTAACGTAGACTTCCTTTTCTGAGCtgccatttctgaaaaaaagcaagcaactCAGCTTTTAGACTCTTTGTCATACATCATAACTTTTCACTTTTGTAtattcacttttccttttacagCCAGATCATGCTGTGATCAGAAAGCAAATCGTTAAAGCAATCTCAAATCAAATGACACTCATTTTACTTACAGGTTTTTACAAGAGGCAATCGATGTTTAGGCCAAAGTAACTTATCAAGGTGTGACAAGAGCATTCCTTATGCATATGCTTACAAACAGGATGTTTCATGCCACctatgaagaacagaaaatgtacATGCAGTAAACACTTCATACTTCCTACTCAAGACTCTGAATTCCCACCCTCTTCCATCCCTTCAAACAACGCTTAGCTTTAAAGTTTCATGGATAgggagctaaaaaaaaataaatcaacaacCAACCAATgaacaagaggaaaattttattttttatttccataccCAACAATTTTTGGTACTTCGCTGTCTTAAGCACTACCCTTTTACCCTTCGAACGGTGTCACATAAAGTACAATTCAAAAGGAAGTTTCTCAGTCTTTCAGCATTTTCCACAAAATGGTGCGCTGCTCTCTCTCAGAGCCAGCAAAAAAATGGGACTGCTGTCAATCCTGTGCTTCACATCAACAGGGAACAAATCCACTAGACTCAGTTACCAAGTTTTGTGGCTGCTACAACAGAACTTCAGACATCAGCAACCACCTACAACTGTTCCTTCCAATATGACTGAAGCTACAAATCAGAGATGGAAAGCCTAGAAAGGAGTATTATTAGAGACATTTGCCTTGGGCAGCTAAAGACAATGTCTTCATGAGAAGTGAAATGATGTTAACAATGCAGAAGTTACTCTGCACAGGAGTCTGAAAACCAACAGAGATTCttgataaaaaaatcttcacgGATTTGGCTGATCATCCCTTTCATATACATTTCTGACTTGTGAAACTTTTCAGTTCCCTTATTCAAAGACACTGCTATTGCATTATGGCTTAAGTAAAAATTGTTCAATAAAGTTTCACTAataactttataaaaataaatctactgGAATATTCAGTGGTCAGAACTTCCACGTCACCTTTTCTATCAAGAATTATCTATTAATTTTTGTCACTGACTTACAGATTATATATAGATTTCTATAAAACTACATTGCTTTTAAACCTGAACTGATCTGATGCTAAATCTGACACATTTTTGAGGTCAAACAGGAACAAGTCACTGCTTGTGTAACACAGACCACTCACTTTCGGTTCATTACAACTGAAGTATGACATCTAGTATTGACAAATGAATGTCTTTCCCTAAAAAGACATTTGAAAGACACTTATAAGCTCCT
The sequence above is drawn from the Parus major isolate Abel chromosome 2, Parus_major1.1, whole genome shotgun sequence genome and encodes:
- the ESCO1 gene encoding N-acetyltransferase ESCO1 isoform X1, producing MAAQKRKSTLVEPSAKRPKLDKNSKPSLSKKEKEVSDTKHGSNKSKPNQCAVQEKTVLKTSVKPNSDNSNEPEVGTRMTTRSSALNSNNKTIPGKTVQQQQPKSAKNKEVCQKKSVQEIPKSRCLIAPNEAVMRRSQRLQQLTHVHVPARSLRSREVKEEKVSEVKHSSQAKKQARGVAAKPLKSAGGKTEQKNTKVKPNYKNEDKDVDTSRVEVTSSLKEKKCKADNKKDNSSSCQHNLQGSASGPEENLEEVKKDQTGPVSPNSSNTKKTETDSLKPNSTASKEKQQTHQNIKPSTKPKNNSQPSVSETNVADQPESDAKLKRVSILELCEEIAGEIESDTVEVKKDSPNAEDSKAEEKHDDTQLQQSEMLTQKEPSQSTQCKRFFPSKKAMPVKCTLNGRNNSSNKNSKWTKIKLLKASNVKQSNSNSPNVPKLSFLKDFPEVSEAGQMAAEAELSKMQGKLSTRLFENESTTCVQKKSDPSSERTEAKEVTLETKQPTRKGAENGLLPNLTKHLCEPRLDENFRLHLESSPESSPVKCVTAPRPPKQFKKEPRESEPQDLAPTQLMQTSLTSQTSSSENRAPLSNPSLASKCSNLPSSEEHIQKLKEAGKDGDKQLITDGGQKRFGAISCNICGMLYTVSNPEDETQHLLFHNQFISAVKYVGWKKERILAEYPDGKIIMVLPDDPKYALKKVEEIREMVDNDLGFQQTPLMCYSRTKTLLFISNDKKVIGCLIAEHIQWGYRVIEEKVPEVSSENEKVIFERQKAWCCSTSPEPAICGISRIWVFSMMRRKKIASRMIECLRSNFIYGSYLSKEEIAFSDPTPDGKLFATQYCGTGQFLVYNFLNGQHQT
- the ESCO1 gene encoding N-acetyltransferase ESCO1 isoform X2, with product MAAQKRKSTLVEPSAKRPKLDKNSKPSLSKKEKEVSDTKHGSNKSKPNQCAVQEKTVLKTSVKPNSDNSNEPEVGTRMTTRSSALNSNNKTIPGKTVQQQQPKSAKNKEVCQKKSVQEIPKSRCLIAPNEAVMRRSQRLQQLTHVHVPARSLRSREVKEEKVSEVKHSSQAKKQARGVAAKPLKSAGGKTEQKNTKVKPNYKNEDKDVDTSRVEVTSSLKEKKCKADNKKDNSSSCQHNLQGSASGPEENLEEVKKDQTGPVSPNSSNTKKTETDSLKPNSTASKEKQQTHQNIKPSTKPKNNSQPSVSETNVADQPESDAKLKRVSILELCEEIAGEIESDTVEVKKDSPNAEDSKAEEKHDDTQLQQSEMLTQKEPSQSTQCKRFFPSKKAMPVKCTLNGRNNSSNKNSKWTKIKLLKASNVKQSNSNSPNVPKLSFLKDFPEVSEAGQMAAEAELSKMQGKLSTRLFENESTTCVQKKSDPSSERTEAKEVTLETKQPTRKGAENGLLPNLTKHLCEPRLDENFRLHLESSPESSPVKCVTAPRPPKQFKKEPRESEPQDLAPTQLMQTSLTSQTSSSENRAPLSNPSLASKCSNLPSSEEHIQKLKEAGKDGDKQLITDGGQKRFGAISCNICGMLYTVSNPEDETQHLLFHNQFISAVKYVGWKKERILAEYPDGKIIMVLPDDPKYALKKVEEIREMVDNDLGFQQTPLMCYSRTKTLLFISNDKKVIGCLIAEHIQWGYRVIEEKVPEVSSENEKVIFERQKAWCCSTSPEPAICGISRIWVFSMMRRKKIASRMIECLRLVFPDCW
- the ESCO1 gene encoding N-acetyltransferase ESCO1 isoform X3, with amino-acid sequence MAAQKRKSTLVEPSAKRPKLDKNSKPSLSKKEKEVSDTKHGSNKSKPNQCAVQEKTVLKTSVKPNSDNSNEPEVGTRMTTRSSALNSNNKTIPGKTVQQQQPKSAKNKEVCQKKSVQEIPKSRCLIAPNEAVMRRSQRLQQLTHVHVPARSLRSREVKEEKVSEVKHSSQAKKQARGVAAKPLKSAGGKTEQKNTKVKPNYKNEDKDVDTSRVEVTSSLKEKKCKADNKKDNSSSCQHNLQGSASGPEENLEEVKKDQTGPVSPNSSNTKKTETDSLKPNSTASKEKQQTHQNIKPSTKPKNNSQPSVSETNVADQPESDAKLKRVSILELCEEIAGEIESDTVEVKKDSPNAEDSKAEEKHDDTQLQQSEMLTQKEPSQSTQCKRFFPSKKAMPVKCTLNGRNNSSNKNSKWTKIKLLKASNVKQSNSNSPNVPKLSFLKDFPEVSEAGQMAAEAELSKMQGKLSTRLFENESTTCVQKKSDPSSERTEAKEVTLETKQPTRKGAENGLLPNLTKHLCEPRLDENFRLHLESSPESSPVKCVTAPRPPKQFKKEPRESEPQDLAPTQLMQTSLTSQTSSSENRAPLSNPSLASKCSNLPSSEEHIQKLKEAGKDGDKQLITDGGQKRFGAISCNICGMLYTVSNPEDETQHLLFHNQFISAVKYVVLLIIHHQCGSEEELITSIFLSMFILQIHTT